In Candidatus Binatia bacterium, a single genomic region encodes these proteins:
- the rpoZ gene encoding DNA-directed RNA polymerase subunit omega, with product MARITVEDCLEKVPNRFQLVLLAARRAKQLLKGARPLVDSDNKEVVAALREIAEGKVTMRYPDVEES from the coding sequence CGTCGAAGATTGCCTGGAGAAGGTGCCGAACCGATTTCAACTGGTACTGCTGGCAGCCCGGCGGGCGAAACAGTTGCTGAAAGGGGCGCGGCCGTTGGTGGATAGCGACAACAAAGAAGTGGTTGCGGCCCTGCGTGAAATCGCCGAGGGCAAGGTGACGATGAGGTACCCGGACGTGGAGGAGTCCTGA
- the dnaJ gene encoding molecular chaperone DnaJ — protein MAGKDLYRVLGVERNASAEEIKKAYRKLARRHHPDVNPGNKEAEERFKEIAQAHDILSDPEKRKLYDEFGLDGVQTGFDPARARAHSEWSARQQGPGAGPFGEGGFGRSGEGGRYENLEDVFGDLFGQTARSGPQPGRDAEASLNIGLLDAVRGVSTQITLERGDACATCHGSGHDPSSETACPECQGRGRVQIGRGPIAFGRTCPRCHGAGRVGMRACSACNGRGQTSHQERLTVHIPAGVDTGSRVRVAGKGTPGSRGGPPGDLYIIVGVRPHPLLERRGSDLYLDVPVTVGEAALGGAISVPTPDGEVRVKVPPGSQSGKLLRIRGHGVPALKGGARGDLYVRLMVQVPVDGSEAVREAIRTVESAYGKDLRSGLRL, from the coding sequence ATGGCAGGGAAAGATCTGTACCGCGTACTGGGAGTCGAACGTAACGCCAGTGCCGAGGAAATCAAGAAAGCCTACCGCAAGCTTGCTCGTCGCCACCATCCCGACGTCAATCCCGGCAACAAAGAAGCCGAGGAACGTTTCAAAGAGATCGCACAAGCGCACGACATCCTGAGCGATCCCGAAAAACGGAAACTGTACGACGAATTCGGCCTGGACGGGGTTCAGACCGGTTTCGACCCGGCGCGCGCACGCGCACACAGCGAATGGAGCGCACGCCAGCAAGGGCCAGGTGCCGGTCCGTTTGGGGAAGGCGGATTTGGCCGATCTGGAGAGGGCGGCCGTTACGAGAACCTCGAAGATGTCTTCGGTGACCTCTTCGGACAGACCGCTCGGTCAGGACCGCAGCCTGGCCGCGATGCTGAGGCCTCCTTGAATATCGGTTTGCTTGATGCGGTGCGAGGAGTCTCCACACAGATCACCCTCGAACGAGGGGATGCCTGCGCCACCTGCCATGGCTCCGGTCATGACCCGTCATCCGAAACCGCCTGCCCCGAATGCCAAGGGCGCGGTCGTGTCCAGATCGGCCGCGGGCCGATTGCGTTCGGACGAACCTGCCCGCGCTGCCACGGTGCAGGTCGGGTCGGGATGCGGGCATGCTCCGCATGCAACGGACGGGGACAGACCTCGCACCAGGAGCGCCTCACCGTACATATTCCGGCAGGTGTGGACACTGGGTCGCGAGTCCGAGTCGCTGGCAAGGGCACACCCGGTAGCCGCGGTGGCCCGCCAGGGGATTTGTACATCATCGTCGGCGTCCGGCCACATCCGCTGCTCGAACGGCGTGGCTCGGACCTGTATCTCGACGTGCCGGTGACGGTTGGCGAGGCGGCCTTGGGTGGGGCGATCTCCGTGCCGACGCCGGATGGCGAGGTGCGTGTGAAAGTTCCTCCCGGCAGTCAAAGCGGCAAGCTGCTCCGTATCCGCGGCCACGGGGTGCCCGCCCTCAAGGGCGGAGCGCGCGGCGATCTCTACGTTCGCTTGATGGTCCAGGTGCCGGTCGACGGCAGCGAGGCAGTTCGAGAAGCCATTCGGACAGTGGAATCTGCATATGGTAAAGATCTGCGCAGTGGATTGCGCTTGTAA
- a CDS encoding chaperone modulator CbpM, with translation MSQHRYLKACEVVSELHVSIDFLHALEAEDLIHLKRTAEGDLVISAEDVERVRLVLMLTGELDVNLPGAEVIIHMRESMLAMQRQFSEILDALVAEMRRQLGR, from the coding sequence GTGAGCCAGCACCGTTACTTGAAGGCCTGCGAGGTTGTGTCGGAGCTCCATGTCAGCATCGACTTCTTGCACGCCTTGGAGGCGGAGGATCTCATCCACCTCAAGCGCACTGCTGAGGGGGATCTGGTGATTTCCGCCGAGGATGTTGAGCGCGTGCGGCTGGTGCTGATGCTCACCGGCGAACTGGATGTGAATTTGCCCGGCGCCGAGGTGATCATCCACATGCGAGAGTCGATGCTGGCCATGCAGCGCCAATTCTCGGAAATTCTGGACGCATTGGTTGCGGAAATGCGGCGTCAGTTGGGGCGTTGA
- a CDS encoding RNA polymerase factor sigma-32, with translation MSDELDEKDTPEPAEDLRLENEEDAEERPERGALVRYDPLQRYLSEIRRYALLSREEEHRIAVQYHENKDIEAAYRLVTANLRLVVMIAREYQHAVRTLLDLVQEGNIGLMEAVKKFDPYRGIRFPSYAVWWIRAYIIRYVMNNWRMVKIGTTQAQRKLFFNLQKEKDRLEAEGFVAGPKLLAQRLDVKESEVVEMEQRLSARDLSVDTPVEAGESATMLDFLPSKDATVEDEVASAESRELISQKVREFGETLTGKDRVIFEGRLMAEEPLTLQDIGDRYGISRERVRQIEERVKKKLKAYLLVECKDVEDAVNDIIR, from the coding sequence ATGAGCGACGAACTCGACGAAAAGGATACGCCGGAACCTGCCGAGGATCTCCGGCTGGAGAATGAAGAGGACGCTGAGGAACGGCCGGAGAGGGGCGCGCTTGTCCGCTACGATCCCCTTCAACGCTACCTGTCCGAGATCCGCCGCTACGCCTTGCTGTCCCGCGAAGAAGAGCACCGCATTGCCGTCCAGTATCATGAAAACAAGGACATCGAGGCGGCGTACCGCCTGGTCACCGCAAACCTGCGGCTCGTGGTGATGATCGCGCGTGAGTATCAACACGCGGTTCGCACTTTGCTGGATCTGGTGCAGGAGGGGAACATCGGCTTGATGGAGGCGGTGAAAAAATTCGACCCCTATCGCGGTATCCGCTTCCCATCGTATGCCGTGTGGTGGATCCGCGCCTACATCATCCGGTACGTGATGAACAATTGGCGCATGGTCAAGATCGGCACCACGCAAGCGCAGCGGAAGCTCTTCTTCAATTTGCAGAAAGAAAAGGATCGCCTGGAAGCGGAAGGGTTCGTCGCCGGACCCAAGCTTTTGGCCCAACGCCTCGACGTCAAAGAGTCGGAAGTCGTGGAAATGGAGCAGCGGCTCTCCGCCCGCGATCTCTCGGTGGACACGCCGGTCGAAGCGGGGGAGAGCGCCACGATGCTCGACTTCCTGCCGAGCAAGGATGCCACGGTGGAGGATGAGGTCGCTTCCGCCGAGTCGCGCGAGCTGATTTCGCAGAAGGTCAGAGAATTCGGGGAGACGCTCACCGGCAAGGATCGCGTCATCTTCGAGGGGCGGCTGATGGCGGAGGAGCCCCTGACCTTGCAGGATATTGGCGACCGTTACGGCATCAGCCGTGAACGTGTGCGCCAGATCGAAGAACGGGTGAAGAAGAAGCTCAAGGCGTATCTCTTGGTTGAATGCAAGGACGTAGAGGACGCTGTCAACGATATCATCCGCTAG